The genomic region TATCCAGATTGCTTGTCTAATTTATATAAAGTTTGATCACTTGTATCGATTCCTCTATAGACGAATAAGGCCTTAGTCACATTGATGCCACTATGTTTTCTTGGCCATGAGATTGGATTTGCCATAAGGATCAAGGATAGTTATGACTGCTAAGAATATGATAATGTCTAAGTGCCGACTTGGTGTTAGGAGCGCTTAGACGTGATGTTAGGACATTTTTTAATCTTTGATCTTTGAAGGGTCGAGAATAGTAGCTTGATCAAAGTTGGAGTGAAGAACATTTTGATGCACACATGAAAGAAACTCTAAACAAGTTGGATTAAGAATGGCTCAATGTCTGGTACGACGTATTGCCCAGTCCCTTCCAAGTTCCGGCGTATGAGTCACTGTAGAGACCCCCGATGTTGAGGTCCCTGCGGCTAGGGTTGTCCGGTCCCACTGGTCAGCGGGGATACGTATCCAACGTCATGCTTCAGAGGATTAGGTTTCTGTAAGACACATGGTGAAATTGCTCTACATATCTTAGCCTATTGTTGCGGCTCCACCCGCATCGAACCTCATCTTCTCATGGCTTGTGGCTGATCTACCACAAAGAGTCTCTTGGGAACCGTGATATAGAATTATTTTTAGCCAGATTGCTTGTCTAATTTATATAAAGTTTGATCACTTGTATCGATTTCTCTATAGACGAATAAGGCCTCAGTCACATTGATGccactttgttttcttggccacgAGATTGGATTTGCCATAAGGATCAAGGATAGTTATGACTGCTAAGAATATGATAATGTCTAAGTGCCAACTCGGTGTTAGGAGCGCTTAGACGTGTTGTTAGGACATTTTTAAATCTTTGAAGGGGGTCGAGAATAGTAGCTTGATCAAAGTTGGAGTGAAGAACATTTTGATGCACACATGAAAGAAACTCTAAACAAGTTGGATTAAGAATGGCTCAATGTCTGGTACGACGTATTGCCCAGTCCCTTCCAGCGTATGAGTCACAGTAGAGACCCTGATGCTGAGGTCCCTGCGGCTAGGGTTGTCCGGTCCCACTGGTCAGCGGGGATACGTATCCAACGTCATGCTTCAGAGGATTAGGTTTCTGTAAGACACATGGTGAAATTGCTCTACATATCCTAGCCTATTGCTGCGGCTCCACCCGCATCGGACCTCATCTTCTCATGGCTTGTGGCTGATCTACCACAAAGAGTCTCTTGGGAACCGTGATATAGAATTATTCCTAGCCAGATTGCTTGTCTAATTTATATAAAGTTTGATCACTTGTATCGATTCCTCTATAGACGAATAAGGCCTTAGTCACATTGATGCCACTTCGTTTTCTTGGCCACGAGATTGGATTTGCCATAAGGATCAAGGATAGTTATGACTGCTAAGAATATGATAATGTCTAAGTGCCGACTCGGTGTTAGGAGCACTTAGACGTGTTGTTAGGACATTTTTTAATCTTTGAAGGGGGTCGAGAATAGTAGCTTGATCAAAGTTGGAGTGAAGAACATTTTGATGCACACATGAGAGAAACTCTAAACAACTTGGATTAAGAGTCGCTCAATGTCTGGTACGACTTATTGCCCCATCCCTTCCAGTTTATGGGTCAGTGTAGAGACCCTGATGCTAAGGTCCCTGCAGCTAGGGTTGTCCGGTCCCACTGGTCAGCGGGGATACATATCCAACGTCGTGCTTGATAAAGGCCCTTCGGTACCACTTCCATGGTCTGGACATGGCTCGACTATGTCCCATCGTGCTGACGGGGCTCGATAGTAATAGGCCAGCTCTTCCTTTCAGTAGAGGTGTTCGCCTGACAGCCGGCTGTCGTCTTACTCGGTTCTCGGCGGGCACGTTGGTCGGTAGCCCCACCTTGCTAGGTTGCTCGACAGTATTTGTTCTGCGGGTGGGCCGATCGACTTGGCGGGCCGTCACCAGGAGACCTTTTGAACCTTCACGCCGAGCTTCTTGGCTGGTGGGCCGACCGGTTAGTGTGGTCGTCTTTGGAAGGTTTTTGGGCCTTCTTTAGGTACCCTGTTCTCAGGTACCCGACACTATTGTATCTTAATCATTGTTGCACAAAATAAAGAATGAACCAAATTTTGGGTCGAGTTCAAGTTAGTCGTGGATTGAGATAGAAACATGCACCCAGACCCGCAAAACTTTGGGTCGGGTGCGGGTGCACCCACTGCTCAAAATCTTCACACATACCCGCACTCATCGGATCGGGTACCCTCGGGTTTCAGGTCTACAGGTTAAATTGTCATCCCTAAACTAGATGTTGTGAGAAATCCTAAGTGTCCTCCCAATTGAGAAATATGGGCACATCATCATGGTGCTTCATCAAGTTGGCCTTTCCACCACCACACCAACACAAATAGTAGGGAATATCAATACCCATggcatgtacatgcacatcaccaCTCAAGACGGTTCCACATCAATCAATAAGAAAGTCCTAGCTCTCAAGGGTAATCATAAGGGCAATACAAAATCAATGAATACCTTGAGAGCTGAAGTGATGAAGAATGTGATGATGTCAAGCTTGCTATCGTGGTTAGAAAGATCACAAAGATGCTAGGGTAGAGAATTTCTAAAGAAAGGCGAAGGTATAACCATAGAGGAGAGCTTGAAAATGGAAAGTGAATACTGATGGCATGAGGAAGTTGAAGCAACAtgagtttgcaaaatttgaagcaCTAGATTAATAAGTGGATCGAGTCTTGAGCTCTGAGTTGAGTTTATGGGCTTGTGGGCTACTAAAGTGAGTCAAGGACTCAACCAAAGACAGATTTACTTGGTCATGATGATTCAAGTTTGAGAGAGGATTCCCCAATTTACTCAAGATAGAAGTTACCCTTGTGAAGGGTTCCTTTTGGTGTCTTTCTAATAAAGGATTGAAGACTTTAAGACTTCTTGTCAAGATTCACAAGAAAAGTCTCGTTTGTCTGCCTCAAGGACTTAACAAAATGAGACTCAAGGGCTACTATTAATGATATGTACTATGGGTACCAGACCGAGCCTAATAAAGAAAAGTTCGAGCGGATGGTCCCATAGACTCGACTATGAGCCCATGGGAGAAGTCCATAGAGAAGAAGCTTCCAAAAGCATAGATATGGAAAGAATCTCAACTGAATAAGAGGTAAACATATACACATAAAATTGGATTCATGTACAACGTGGTAACCGACTCGGTACCTTTGTGAACTTGATAGCTGATTTAGTACCTTCCATGTAACTGTTGTCGCTCCTTAGGATATAAAAGGAGGTACAAGGGAACAACCTGAAGATCAAGATACAACAAATCCACCACATACGTGACGTAAGATATTATCTTACATTGAGAGCCCGAACCTATCTAAATCCTCGTATCTCTTGTGCTCCAACCTTTAACTTTCGATCTCGTGACATACCTCGTTAGTTCATTGTCAAACAATCATCGAAAACTATTTTTTTATCATTGTGACCTAACTCAAATTTGCCTCTGCAAaaaaaatacattagtcataataATCATATGTTGCCATTAATCACCACAACACGAAGGCCTAGAtgcttttattcttgttgggagaCTGTTAACTATGTGAAAGAAAGTTATACATAAGGAGTTCAGTGGCAAGGATGTATAGCCATGAGGAGGGAGGACAAGGATAAGATATAGGCTAACAGGTGGGGTTACCatgttatacataaaagcatgatctggagtaaaaagaaaaaaaaagaaacaatCAATTTTGCTTTTTTTACAGGGAGGCAGAAACCAAACCAAAATGTACTAAAGAGTAATTCAATCCAAATCCCAAACTTAAGCCCAATCTGGAGTTATATCCTCATTGGAGAAGTCCATAGAGTGCTTGCCCAACCGACCGTAAATATTTTGCATTTTTTTTTGTCTATGGTGCTATGGGAAAAGAATTGGTCCCGAAAACTATACCTGCATCGCTAGAACCCGGGACGGAGTCCAAAGATCGGACGGTCTGCTGCCATAGCATGTGGAACAACTCCAGATTAATAAAACTGGCTCGTCCTCATGCGCTGCCAGCAGATCATTCGATCAGGAACACGTCACACCGCAGTAGATCGTCCAAGAATCTAGTCTAGCAATAGATATGTACAGGCACCGGACCATATTGGCGCTATGCTGGTTCCATGCAACGACTTGAATGCAGCACGGCTTTACTCACGGTGATGAGTGATGACTGCTGCGGTTCGTGAAGGATAGATACATCAGCCAACCAGCTGGGTTGCAGTACCGGACACCGATTGAATGTTGCCCAGCACGCGTCACAGCGAAGATCATCTAAATCTTGAAGTTCGGGGTCTGCTAGAGCATAATACTGTAGTTCTAACCGCAATTTTACTAAAGCAACGTCAAAAAACGAATTTAAGAAATCGTCGCATATATAGTGGAAAAAATCGATTTTAAAAAAATCGTCAGAGAAAAACAGGCAGTCCCACTGCCGCACACGCACTCGATGGCGCTCGAGGCACGCTTCCCACGGCTTTCGCAGCTCCCACACTCCCACAGATCACGCGCAAGCGCCACCACAGGTCACAACATGCGCCGATCGACGCCTGCTCGCAGCCCCAGCACCGCCGCATACGCAACGCAACAGAACAGAACGCACGTGCAGGCCACCCCGCGCTGTCGCTTGGCCTAACGTGACGTCTCGTGGTCGTGGCTGCTCAGCTCAGACCTCTATTCAGCGCCGCATGAAACAAGTTTATGGGTGCGTTGGCACGAAGCAACAGCGACCTGCACACTTCAGGCTCCAGCCATCGAGCATCGGCGCTCATCGAGGTGCAGGGCCGAGGCGAATGCACGCATGTTTTAGCGGATCAGTATGTACAAGATCATTTCCCCACCGTGCCTTTCTGATAAATGTCATTGCAATGAAGTATGGTGCAAACTGTACCGAGGAACGCCACGAGATTCTGATTCTTGCGCAACGCAACGCAACAGCGGTTCAGGAAGATGCATGATGTGAATGGCTGGATCGCTGGAATCTCGGACAGCTTCATAATTCAGAAAAAGGCGGCCGGGGCACCACACCAGGCAGGTTTTCTCGACCCCCGCGAGGATTCTCCTCCGAGCGCCAAGGACAAAGCCCCCGGTGAAAAGCAGATGCCGACGGGCCCTTACGTGCCGTTGGCAGTGGCCTCGGAGAGCGCGTGATTGATGTCTTCGTCGTGCCTCCCGTTCATCTGTGCCCGCTGTCGCTGAAAGTCAGGAACACGCACGTTAGGTTAAGTACATGCATTGTGTACCGCGATAGGACATAGCATTGCGCAACACATACAGGCAGCAATGCCTCGATGGAAGAGATTCACCATAGGTTTCGAAGCAATTAGACTATTAGATCCTTAAGAACAGGGTTACTGGCGATCAAACAAAGCTCAACAATTAGCACTCTAATGCAGTTGTGACAGAGATGGCTATGCAGATCCAGATAGGATGAATAGGGTTGCCAGGTAAAAGAGTTGTTAGCATAAATTCTACATTACCCGATCAGTAGGATCCGCATGGTTCCCATTCAGTAACTTGTGGAACTCGTCCTTCAGTTTACTGTCTTTCTCCTCCTTCTGCCTGCCCTCTTTTTCTTTGGAGCTTAATGGAAGCAAATGTAGTCCACTCGTCCGATCCGGCATTTCTGCAGAAACGCCAACAAGCCCTGTTAAAAGAAGTACCTACCAAGGTGACACATAAATCACAAGTCCTAATATGACACAAACCAGCACCTGGCAGCTTGTTGTCGACAAAGAATACTACTAAGTTTACAGTGTACCTGCATTATGGAAGAAGAAAAAAACAGTTTAGCAGCAAGGCAGTACCCCACAGAATGACAGAACAGATAAGTGAGAGAGAAGTTAAAATACCACGCAACAACAACATCGACCGAGTAGTGCTTGCGAGAAGCAATTATAAGGAGACTCTGAATTATAGCCATGAACCAAGCAAGGAACTTAATAAACCTGAACACAATACACATAGTTCAGCTTCATTTCAGGGATACCCACAAGAGACAGTCGGAACTTGATAGGGTTCAAACAAAAAGATAAGTGCAAAACACAATTACCTTTTCGAACCATATTTTTGGTAAGTTCGAACGAAAACCAGAGTGAAAATCATGTGAGATGAAAATATCAAATCACCACAACCAAAAAGTACCCCACGAGGAACTGGAAAGGGAGATTCAAATTGCTGGTTTATCAGAGAGAATGCGATACAGAATCTGCCGACCAACAAAATAGACTTACAGTTAATCAGGAGCACTTCAAGTACACTATTGGGTGGTGGAAGAGTTGCCAGTTTTGAGCCCTACAGAGATAATGCTATGTGACTTCATATATGACAGACTGGCATGTGTTCGCAAGCTGCAATCCAGAACAGAGCATAAAAATCAAACGAAAATGTTACCTCACGACAATGATAATTTGGACCTGGGAGCTGGGTCGAATAGAATGTAATAATCCTTAAAAATTGTGAAGCCTAGATTAAAAAACATGAAAGGCGGTAAGGATTTCAGGGCAAACATATCAAACATATAGACGAAAACTAGGAACATCATACTTACAACTAAAAAAGCAAGCACCCTGCGCCAGATTAGGACAGTATAGAAACGTTTGCtgtgataaataaaaggatggaatGTCCACTGCACATAAAGATAATCATGTTCTGAGATCAAGCTTGATATGGTATAGATGGTTCAAGTCACAGAAAATGCCCAAAAGAAAGGAGGTACAGATCTCATGATCAAAAGAATGTCAAACAGACTGATGCTATGAACAGCATTAGTTAATATTTTCGGCAAACATTTTTTATGATACATATTTTTTAGTTCTACTGGTATTAAAGATGTTAAACTCAAGAAATGGCAATCAAATACAAAAGAAAATTCAATGTGATAAGTTGACATTGATCCATTACCCAAAAGACCCAAATTATATACACTGAATGACCACAATAATAGAATACAATCAGATTCCTTTCAAAGCAATCATGTCAACAACTGTGTAACTCTTTTTTTTACTAGCAAAGTAAAGTGTATGTATGTTGCTACGGTTTTTATTTATGCTTCAGTATAGAGTATAAGACACAGAGATATGTGTGTTTTGTTGGTTAGGTGGGTGTGAATGTGGTTTTGGAGCCAACAATCATGGTTCCAATCTCCATTTGTGCATAATTTTAGCTTTTTAGTATTTAAATGTGGGGGCACGATGACGGTGAAAACCGTGGACTGGTGCTTTATATAGTAGAGAAGAGATTATTCTCAGAGCTAACTTTTATACCATACAACATGCCACCAGTGTTTGCTTTTCAGTTCATATTTAGTTTGAACTCATACTTAGTTTGAACCATTATCTTAGCAGTTGAGAAAGAACAAATTCTCGAGAACATATGCATATAAGAAGGTTAAACAGAGTAAAGGACAAACATGAGCAATCAAATAGAAAAAACAGCAAGCGTTACCTACCAACACAAAGGAGATGAAGATGGAAGAAAATATAGTCTCACTAAGATAACCTTTGTCTTGCCCGAGCTCCTAATAAAAAATTTCAATAATGCCAAACTGGTTAGTGAGTTTCTACTAACTACCCTCTAACCGATATAAAAAGAAATGAAGCAATTCACTTACTGGAAGGGCCATAAATCCCAAGTCCTGGAGCAGTGGTCCAGGTCGATGCAAATAATGCACTCCTCGAGCAGCTAATCCATGAATATACTATTTATAGGTAAAATTATTGTATATGAATCTCCACAGTAATCCATTAAACAACTGAGAAACATAGTTGAATAAGTAATCCTAGATAGCTAAATACGCAAACAAAAAGTGAAGAATATAAAACTTTCGTCAGACTCCCTGTCTTTATTTACATGTCGCATTAACTTTGTCCTGAGGCAAACATTTGTATCTTTGACTATTGCTTTCAAAAAAAAAATAGAGAGATTCAAGATATAGGATTTATGTTTTTAGATTCATTACAGAAATGTCATAATCTGAAATAATAGAATATAcccaaagatttagccttgaaCTTTGACTTGTGGTTTCTGTTGGGTTTAACTCTATCCTATCCCAATTTGCTTGAGACTAAAAGGTCTTGTTGTTGTTGTAATTTATGTGTTCTGAGACTAAGATTTTTTAATGGAATGGTCAAAGATAGTGATGTTTGAATTATGACAAAACTAATGTGACATACAAAAAAGAACAGAGGGAGTGTCAGGAAAAGACAACCTGCAGAGTTTTAGGGAAGAAATAATTAACCATAAAAATGCATTATTTGCTCATGAAGTAAAGTAATAATCAGCCTGTGTTTATAAACATGCTAACCATATGGACTTCGATTTCCGATTGTGAAACAGCAGAAGTCAAGAATAACAACGCATGGTGAGATTTTGTAAATGTTATTTTCAGTAAAGTGTAAAACAGCAGCTTTCAAATCCTTGGATCATTGATAACCAATGTAGAACCAAAGCTGGCACCAAAAACTAGGGTGCTAAGAGATACACAATGCTTAGTCAGGGTCAAAGAAGGCACTGATAGATAATCATATACTTATGCAGTTTGTTGAAATAGAAGTACAACGCCACTAGACTGAACTCTGAAGGCGAGTTTGACTAATGCATTCTAATAATAGGTTAAGTCCAAGGATATTTTCGCAACAAATAGAGCAAGACTGTTTTTTCATGCGGAACTTGATGGCTTATGAGGCAAAAGAAGAAAAAAACCTAAATTAGTGGTGACGTGCTACAATGAAACAAACACATATCGTCAAAAAGAGCGCAGAAGCTTATGTTTGGAAATTATTACAGAGAGAATAGATTTAACATGTCCACAAATGGAAGACAAGTGCAGGTACACCAATGCAGGGAACGTATATGTGTGATTCCATTGTGACAATTTGTTATCAGAACACAATATCAACAACAAGAACAACAATGCCTTCTATCCCAGGCAAGTTGGGGTACGCTAGAGCTAAAAACCCAATAGAACCCACAGAAATGCTATTCGAGCCTGGCAAAAGCTTGAATAAAATGCTTAATCACAAATTTTAACCATACAATTTTCTGGCATTAACATGCACATACATATAAGAATACCCTCAAATCTAAGAATAGAAATCACACGACCAATCCTAGCAATATAGCACATTGGTTCATAGAGGCGATGGTGCCAATAAAAAAATTAAACACTCCAGATATGGAAAAGAAAATACCGTCAAATTGAGAATCAAAAATAGCAACCATTACATAATGCATGAGAAGTCACTAAATGGGGTAACCTGTTATGTTAAGTATAATATTAATACGGCCTAATAATTCAGAAGCGCAGGCGGTACAAACTAATAACAACAGAGCACGCACGAAATTAATAACTCCACGAGCGACGACACTCTAGGGCAATAAACTCGCGCAGCTCACCTGAAAGATCAGACCGGCGAGAAGGAGCCCCCACTTCTCGCGCAGGAGCTGCAGCTCCACCGATACCTCCGTGGCCACCTTCCTCCACACCTACACGGAGCCCAAAAAAAGCACCTCATAGATCCCCCACAGCTCCGATCAACAAAAAAAAACACACGTCCAGCGGTACTAGAAAAAGGCTCCGAATCGGATCGAGGGCGAGCGAGACCTTGGAAGTCTCCCGCGCTATGTACATCGTCAAGTCCGCAGCAGCACGCCAGCACGCGCAACAACCCCACCCACCCACCCTCCTGGCACACCGGCACCCGCGGGCCTCACCGGCCTCTACTCGGCGGAGACGCGATCACGCCCGCGCTCCGATCCGCTGCACATCACGCCTcgcgccgccgcgcccgcgcaGGCCGGCGCGCGGGATCGGCACCTGCCTGCCCGAACGGGAGAGGAACGTGTCGGTCGAATCGGCGAGGCGGCAGCGCGGCGAAGGCGCGCCAATTTCGGTCTCCCCCGCTCCTCGGCGCGGCGCTGCAAGGGAAGCGGCCTAGGCAGTTAGCTCCTCAGGAGAAgtcagcggcagcggcagcggcggcggcggcgaacgGCCCTCGGGAGCAAGTGGGCCGGCGGCTGGCGGTTCTGGACTCTGGAGACAAGTTGAAGAGGCAGGCAGAGGGGGGAGAGCTGGAGAGATCGAGAGAAACGAGGGGAGAGAGTGGACTGGAGAGGGCGGGGTAGGGAAGCGGTGAGTGTGGCGAGGGGGGTTTATGCAAAATTACGAGGGTGTGTGTGTCTGTGTGATGACTGATGAAGGTCGTGGGGCGGGCGGGCGTCCAAACCGTCCGTTTTGTCACGGGACGGGGCAGTTAGATTAGATTAGAAACCGTGGAGACGTGCGTGCCTGCGTGAGGCGCCCTGCTGCATGTGTGCCTGTTTTTTTTTCTAGCTACTAGGCAACCATGTGGGCCCCCGAGGCCCCCACAAAGCTCCGTCCGCTCCAATACTCAAATCGGTTGTGAGGAATATTCTCTCGTGTCGTAGGAACTCTGGTCAGTGGCGTGGCAGCCATGTGCTCAGGTTTCATGCTGCGCTTTGGACCTTTGGTCTCTGGAAGGAAAAGAGAGAGCGCGCGCGAGAGTTGTTTAGCATGAAGGGCGCTGTAATTGTTCTGAACTAGCGTAGTGCCATTTGGTAGGCAGTAGCAGAGTTCTATGCCATGAAGTTACGCCAACATATGACTGACATATCAACCAAATTGCTCTGAGAACGTCAAATtatgggtggtaatggatcacgatccaaatgctTATTTATAAAAAATGGTAGGATATTAAATAAATTTTAATTAAAAAATAAATATaaatctatactacctattaaggctctaaggggtaggctgcctctgACATGTTCTGCCTTCCAGCGATCTGGACCGTCCGATACGCCATAGAGGCCCTCTGTCGTCCGATGCGTACACTCTCTCCCCCCCCATGCACACCCGCTCGCGATCCTTGTTTTTCCTCTCCTGTTCGGATCCAAAAAACCCTAGCCTCATCACCGTCCTGGTGCTCGCCTTCGGCATGGTGTTCCCGCCCAAGGCCACGGCCGACGCCGCCGTGCTGCAGCGGTTCGTGCTGGCGCCCGTCGACTCGGCGTCTAATTCCACCATCTCCTTCAACATCACCGCCACGGTGTCGCTCCGAAACCCCAACATGTACCGGTCCATCGAGTACGGCGCGCTCGCCGTGACCTTCTCCTTCAACGGCACCTGCTTCGACGACTCTGCGTCCGTGCCGGGGTTCAAGCACACAAGGCGCGGAAGACGGCGACACAGAGCGTGAGAGTCGGCGGCGTGGGCAAGCCCATCAAGCTGACCAGGCCCGAGGTGGGTGAGTTCCGGGCGGAGAACGACACGGGCAGCTTCGGCGTGGAGATGCGGCTCGGCTGGACACGGTGCTCCAGTACAAGGGCCGGTCCCACCCCACCTTCACGCCTCCTCGCGTCGTCGCAACCGCAGATTTGGCCAACGGCCCCCGACCGATCGACCCCCTCCCCCTCGGCGCGGCGACGCGCAGGTGAGGCTCGTCCTGTTCCGCGGCTTCTTCTGCTTTGGTAATTTTCTTCTTCCCCAACGCCATCGTCCCCAGCGAGCGGCCTCACAACAGCACTAACCAGGGAGGGAGCCCCGTCCGTTCCCGTCGTCCCCAGCGAGCGGCCTCACAACAGCACTAACCCAACCTCTTCACGCTCCCCGCTGCATCCAG from Zea mays cultivar B73 chromosome 6, Zm-B73-REFERENCE-NAM-5.0, whole genome shotgun sequence harbors:
- the LOC100501660 gene encoding Phosphatidylinositol:ceramide inositolphosphotransferase-like produces the protein MYIARETSKVWRKVATEVSVELQLLREKWGLLLAGLIFQYIHGLAARGVHYLHRPGPLLQDLGFMALPELGQDKGYLSETIFSSIFISFVLWTFHPFIYHSKRFYTVLIWRRVLAFLVASQFLRIITFYSTQLPGPNYHCREGSKLATLPPPNSVLEVLLINFPRGVLFGCGDLIFSSHMIFTLVFVRTYQKYGSKRFIKFLAWFMAIIQSLLIIASRKHYSVDVVVAWYTVNLVVFFVDNKLPEMPDRTSGLHLLPLSSKEKEGRQKEEKDSKLKDEFHKLLNGNHADPTDRRQRAQMNGRHDEDINHALSEATANGT